ggtggctcacaaccatccataacgagatctggcgccctcttctggagtgtctgaagacagctaNNNNNNNNNNNNNNNNNNNNNNNNNNNNNNNNNNNNNNNNNNNNNNNNNNNNNNNNNNNNNNNNNNNNNNNNNNNNNNNNNNNNNNNNNNNNNNNNNNNNNNNNNNNNNNNNNNNNNNNNNNNNNNNNNNNNNNNNNNNNNNNNNNNNNNNNNNNNNNNNNNNNNcacacacacacacacacacacacgctcacttGAGTATAAGTAGAAACAGGGGACACCATCTGACAGTTCTCTCCTGCCTTTATGCGGCTTCTGTCATCAAATGCAAGTCATCAGACCTTCACAAGTGATTTGCCATGGAGCCATCCTGGCCCGGGTCGTGTTTTGACAAAGCACATGTGGCCCACACTATCCTTGAACTCTGTCTTcttacctcagtctcccaagcaGCAGGATTACGGGTGTCCAGCCCACACCTGGAAATCATCGTGTCTGAAAGTACAGACAATGTCTTCTCTGTCCCACCAGAACCTGGCTCTTGGCAGGTGTTCCTTGAGTATCGACTGTGAGCATGGAAAACTGGAGCCTGCCTTTCCTGTCTTTTGGTACAGTAGTGTGTCACACTGGTCCACCATCTGCCCTGGGTTCTTTCCCTGCCTGTCCTCCACTCCAAGCATCTGCTAGGTGATAGCAAAAACTTACAGAGACTGCACACTCTCAGATAGGGTCACACTCAGGAGTCTagtctgtccttgaacttgcagtagtcctcctgcctcagctccactGAGTGCTTAGactacaggtatgtaccaccatacttGGCTACCGCTGTCACAGTGCACATAGGAGACCGCTGACAGCCACATAGGAGAAGCACAGAGGAGAGGTATTTACCTAGGGTCTAGCCTGTCCTTGGTGCCAATAAGAGAAGGGTAGGGTAAGGTCCCTTGGGCTGTGAGAAAGTCACCTCCCTGTATTCTGAGCAGCTTCTGTGATGGTCTCACACATGACCTGTCCTTCCCACTCTCCTGACACGATGCTGTGGTTATGTGGAGCCCAGGCCCCAACAGGGCGCACGTTTTCAAATGAATAAAACCTCAAAGTGTCATTATTGAAACACAGTTAAGAGACATTTACATTTTtggtatgtaatatatatgtttctttattAACATGTTAAAAACAAGTAAAGTCTAACAACTATGATCATTTCAAAGTAGTGACACATAAATGATATTCTCAGATATAAAGCAGGTCTGAAAACATCTGGGATTTCTGTTGGCTACAAAGTCACATGTACTCTTTATGCTGCTGTGGCCTGTTGCCCAAGTACAGAAAGGGAATGTTAAACTTGTCACAGGTGAGTGAAAATAAccatgtaacttttttttttcctatctagGATCACAAATCTCCTGAAATCCCTGGACCCAGCCAAAAGCTTCTGACTACAGCATAGAGCACACCAGCCTGAGCCCTAACTCGGGGACACAGGGCCTGGGAAGCGGGTACTCACACCACTTTCCCTGTGGGAGCCTAGAAAGGTTAAGGAACCTGCCCAAAGTCAGCCAGGCTCAACTTGAAGCTCTGTCCCTCTCTCCGCACAGAGCTGGACCCCAGAGTCAGGCactctgtgacctctgacctAGAATGCCTGCTCACCCGGGACCTGAGCCCCACAGGATTGGTTCAGCCAGTGAAGCAGAGGGACGTGGCCCTTTGAAACCACACACACTCAGGTATTTTTatctccagtttatttttttttttagactaagAGCAGAGTATGAAAGTCACAGCCAAAGCACTTGAAAAAGGCCCAGGATGGGTGGGGACCACATAGGGTGGGCAGGGCAAGGTCCTGGGAGTCGGTTCCCGGCTCAGGGCTGGAAGGGAGGGGGCATTGTTGTTACGGTCTCCAAAAGTGTCTGTGCGTTGCATAGGTCCTGTCTTCACAGAAGACAAAAGAGGGGCCAGGGGGGTCCCAAGGGGGGGCCTAACCTGGTGGGGGAAGGAGTCTGAGTCTGGAAGGGGAAGTTGAGATAGGTCAAGGTTAAGAAGGGGAAgggactctgtctgtctgtacattatatatagagatatagagtcTGTACATGCCTGTCTGGCACCCCGATGCCCACCCCTGTCCACTGCCTGATCCCCCCCAGGGGTGTCTATTTGTAAACTTGGATTCAATCCAAACCACAGTCCTCTATGTGGGAGTGGAACGAGGACGACTTGCTTATTGCTGTAAACAGGGGAAGGGGCAGCCTGAGGCTCCACCCCTCACCCACCTAGTCCCCTCCCCATGTTCTGCCCCAGAGGAGAGTGACAGGGGGCACCTCCCATGCTTCGTTTGTTCTCTCTGGGGCATACTTGCCTCTTGGGGGACAAAGAGGGAGGGCGCCAAGGGTCAGGGAAAGGTACCAGGGGCCAGGGAGTCCTGAGCACTGCCTTTATAGCCCCCAGGTTTGGTACCAAACATTACCAAAGCCACAGGCCACCTGGGACCTGTGGCTGTCCCTGTGCCTGATCCACTACGGTGCCTGTCCTAGAGAGTGTGTGGGCAAAGAGGGCAGGCCCAAAGAGATGTACAGTGCAGACCCCGCTCCCAACCATGGGAAGAAGGATGTAGGCCCCACAGCAAGCTCCCTGCTCCTTCTCAGCCCTGTCCCACCTCTCTCTGTCATAGGAAGGGGCAGAGCTAGGAGGCCAAGAGCGTCATGAGGAAGAAGGCGATGCCCACGGCCAGAGGCAGGTGTTCCCGCTTGGGGCTGGTCCCACTGATGCTCTTCTCAAGCTTGGGAACCTGGGGATTCTCTCCCTCAAAGTCTTCTGTGGAAAGATAAATAGGCAGATTGGTAAGGGCTGGGCTGTGTGCTGGGGCGGGGGGCacgcggcggcggcagcagcagcagcagcagtggagccAGAGATGTGACCACCCACGGGGGAGGGGCCGGAAGGGCTCGTGTCCCAAGGGAAGGCATGCGGGAGGTGGGAAGCATGCACTGGGAAGGGGGCTGCGATTCCAGCAGTGGCCACCAGAGGGCGCTGCGCAGACTCACCCAACACGTTGATCTTCACATTGGGGCCCATGGTGAACTGGGGGAGAGTGGGGACCGGCTTCTCCCCGGAGTGCGATGCTGCGGGGTGGGGTgcgggtggggagagaggaggggaaagtcagggccaggaccccctccccctgctacAGCTGGGGAGCCATCCCGGTCGCCTGTGCCCTCCGCCCCCATCCCCAGGAAGCCAAGGGAGCCCCAAAGCAGGGAGGCAAGGATGCGGACGTGGTAGGAAACCGACGCTACTCACTGGAGGCGCAGCAAACGAACACCTTCATCCTCAGACACTTCCAGTGCAGGTTGTGAGTGGGCGTGGCTGGGGAGGAGATTTCTTTCACTCACTTGGTGCCCTTGAGGCCTTCACATAGACTCTCACCCCCCTCCAAATTGCCTGCATCCGGCTGTGTCCCCGAGTCCCTGCTCCAATCTTTCTTTGGACATTGGTCACCATGACTTCGTAGCTAGCCCATCCCAACAGAAATGCTCTGCGATCCAATTTTGGGACtgttaccccacccccacagccttGCAACTTCTCAGAGCTGAAACCCTGAAGCCTATCCCTGGTGACCACTACAACCGCTGGCTGGGGAACCCCGGGACCCCACCCCGTCATTCAGAAGACCCAGGACCTGGCACTCACAGATGTAGTAGTATTCTTGGCCGGCATGGAATTCATAGCCCAGCGAGAAGGCGCTGTAGCGCTGGAACTTCTCAGAGAACTTGATGGGGCTGTGCGAGGCGTGCTGCCGGTTGCATTCCCAGCGCTTGGAGCCTTGGCTGGCGTTGCAGGTGCGGTAGCCGCTCAGGTTCACCATGTACAGCACGTACTGCTCCGCCCCGCCGCCAGGCCCTGAGCTGTTGTAGTGCGGACAGTAAATATCCAGATAGTCGTTCACGTTCACCTGCACGGTGTAACCCTCTCGCCGCAGGCTGTGGACAAATGAAGTGGGTCAGAGAAGAAACCCCAATGCTCCAAGGCTTTCCATGTCAACACCCTGTCAACACCCCGCGGACCTTCATTagaacactatatatatattatatatatatatatatatatatatatatatatatatatatatatatatatatatatatatatatatatttatcataacaCTTCAGTCCCTCACTCTCTTGGCTTTTTCAACAATCTTTTCTCAGCTCATTTCTGTGCCTGTGGTCTAGTGTGCCAGTCCCCTGTGTCCTCTCCTTTTGGGCCTGTCCTTCCCCTGGTGGCCACCAGAGGGTAGCAAAAGCACAAGGAAGCCTGGCCTACCTcttaaggaaggagaggaaaggaaagggagaggggcgGAGGAAAGAAGGAACCTAGCTCTGGTTGCCACAGAAACGCACAGGCCCCAACGACTCCCAGACCTAGACCCGGATTTCCTTAGACCATTCCCCATAATTCAGCTGGCCAGAGGAGGGACTGAAGGAATGGAAGGGTAGGGTGAAAGTAGAGAGATTCCTTCCTTGGAACCCAAgcgctcttctctctctctctctctctctctctctctctctctctctcNNNNNNNNNNNNNNNNNNNNNNNNNNNNNNNNNNNNNNNNNNNNNNNNNNNNNNNNNNNNNNNNNNNNNNNNNNNNNNNNNNNNNNNNNNNNNNNNNNNNNNNNNcctccccctccccccctgaATGCCTTTTGCTGCTGCAGGTCCACCCCCCAGGCCAGTTCGACAGGACTTgccctcatacacacatgtatggcGGCttcacgcacatgcatgcacaagctCTATGGCACCAACACAAAAATGTCCACCACCCACTCACAAGCGGCAGATACTCAGAAGAGCTAAATTGCATGTGTGCTGCACCTATGACAGTTTTAGCTGGTCCCAACAATCTTCGGGGTTTGCCTTGAATCTCCTACATGACAAGACCTCTATCTTTGTGCTTCTGAGTCCTATTTCCCTCCATCCTGAGGCCATAAACCATTAGGTCCCCAATAACCTGACACAAACCAGGGAGCTGAAGAGCTCAGGTTTGACCTGTCATCTTGCCAGGACTTCTGCTTCATTCCACACCTTTCTTCACCTAGATGCCactgtccccccaacccccacgaTAGGTGGAGTAATGATAGCACAGTGCCTAGACAAGATGACTGTGTCTGCCACATTCCAGATGAGTCTCTGTGACAGAGAAGCAGATCTGGATGCCCTGGAAGTCTCACCTGCCTGACAGTCCCATCTAAGTGTTGCTGTGAACATCCTTTGTGGTGGCACTGAACAGTGTAGGGATGTCAGAGGCACCTCAATCCACATGTGTGGAAGAGCGGGTAGAAGTCGTCTTTAACTTCTTTAAGGCAAGTATGCACACATGTTGGTAGTGCTATGGGACTGTCGTGGGCACGGGGAAGCATGGGCCACCGGGTAAATGTCAATCCATTGGGGTCCCTAGACCCTGAGAACTCACTGAGGGAAAGAACTGGCTCCCCATGTCACCAAGCAGAACCTTGTTTCACAAACAATAATTAGACACATTAGGGAAACGATCTTGGAGGCCTCTTCTCGGGATGAGGCCTTGAGGGTCCTCCCTGTCATTACCCAACATCGTTGGCTGTACTTGTGTTGCCCGGCCCCCAAGACTAGCAACGAGGCAGATGGGTAACAGCTGGTGTTTGGACTCTCTAGTAAGAACGGGCACAGCCTTCTTGAGTCATCAGGAATGCCACCAGTCCCACTTGGTTCCCATGGGAGTGATGGGTCACTCGGGCCCCTCCCTGTCCCTGGCACTCAGGTGGGCAGGAGTCTCGACGGGGCGCTGGGAGCAGGAAAACGGGTTAGACAAGGCCTGATTGCTCCCAGGCACCACCCATGCATTGTGTGTCCATCCCAAACCCTCGGCTCCTGTTGCTTCCCTAAGGACCTGGGGAGGGGGCGGCCAGCTAGCCAGCACAAGGTGCCAGACCTGGGGCAGCCCCATAGCTACCCTGGGGCCTTGTTCCCTTGGCCTCACCCGTGTATCCGGTTTGATTTGGAAGCAGCTCCTCCCTGCAGCTGCCCCATCCCTTCAACCACACACCCATTACAGTGGATTTTAAGCTAACTCCAGAGATGTTCCTACAGgtggtgcctcagtttcctcaagaCTGTGAACTGGGTATATTTAGTGGTTGCTGTGTGACAGTGACAAGAGAAGAAGCCTCCTCTTACCTATCTCTGTGATTGACGGCAGAAAAGCCCCAGAaatgcaccccccccccgcccaaccTGGCCATGTGGTTCAAAACCTCCTGGCAAGGTAGCTGTATCCAGTTGGTATCTGGTGGAGAGAGCAGAAGGCCGGGTGCCAGGAATCCCAAACCATAACTCCTAGGAGACCCGACCTGTCTGTTAGGCACAACCTCTTTAATTGAATCTGTCATCCTACTTAGCCTAGCAGCGCAGGGAGGTGCACATAGGCCCCAGCTGCTAACCACGCCTCGAGGGTTACCCCCCTCCTGCTCTCAGCGTGGGGTGGGCTAGCATCTGGGGACTGTGTGCCCTGCTCCTTCAGGGAGTTTCCATTCAGCCCTCCATGTCATCTCCTTGTTGCCTCC
This region of Mus caroli chromosome 3, CAROLI_EIJ_v1.1, whole genome shotgun sequence genomic DNA includes:
- the Efna3 gene encoding ephrin-A3 isoform X3, with the protein product MAAAPLLLLLLLVPVPLLPLLAQGPGGALGNRHAVYWNSSNQHLRREGYTVQVNVNDYLDIYCPHYNSSGPGGGAEQYVLYMVNLSGYRTCNASQGSKRWECNRQHASHSPIKFSEKFQRYSAFSLGYEFHAGQEYYYISTPTHNLHWKCLRMKVFVCCASKDFEGENPQVPKLEKSISGTSPKREHLPLAVGIAFFLMTLLAS
- the Efna3 gene encoding ephrin-A3 isoform X2; this encodes MHPGVASRVGHSKPYRRTGERLSAESLRREGYTVQVNVNDYLDIYCPHYNSSGPGGGAEQYVLYMVNLSGYRTCNASQGSKRWECNRQHASHSPIKFSEKFQRYSAFSLGYEFHAGQEYYYISTPTHNLHWKCLRMKVFVCCASTSHSGEKPVPTLPQFTMGPNVKINVLEDFEGENPQVPKLEKSISGTSPKREHLPLAVGIAFFLMTLLAS
- the Efna3 gene encoding ephrin-A3 isoform X1, with product MAAAPLLLLLLLVPVPLLPLLAQGPGGALGNRHAVYWNSSNQHLRREGYTVQVNVNDYLDIYCPHYNSSGPGGGAEQYVLYMVNLSGYRTCNASQGSKRWECNRQHASHSPIKFSEKFQRYSAFSLGYEFHAGQEYYYISTPTHNLHWKCLRMKVFVCCASTSHSGEKPVPTLPQFTMGPNVKINVLEDFEGENPQVPKLEKSISGTSPKREHLPLAVGIAFFLMTLLAS